Proteins from a single region of Allocatelliglobosispora scoriae:
- a CDS encoding AfsR/SARP family transcriptional regulator produces MVRFKLLGPVEVRTDDDTLIDIGPPRQRTVLAALAVDAGRPVLLDTLIDRVWGPAPPQRARHALYVYISHLRTICDELGGGEVALLHRSRGYVLETDLDRVDTHLFRSLLAQARAPQLDDEQRAALLRRALRLWRGNPLADITGDWADRVREGWTQQRSDAVLRYAAIELRLGEPQSGVDMLTDLVADNPLAEPPVAALMRALHAAGRHAEALECYTELRTRLVTGLGVEPGDEVSSLHRALLRGEVEAPARTPAAPAAAVPAQLPLDLRGFTGRDHEIAQLDALAGGDGGSPATMAIATLSGTAGVGKTTLAVHWAHRQRQRFPDGQLYVNLRGFDPTGAVMTTAEAMRGFLDALGVAPQRVPPGVETQSALLRSLLAGRRVLMLLDNARDADQVRPLLPGAPGCMVLVTSRQQLTGLITTEGARPITLDVLSHDDARRLLVRLLGPDRVAAEPDATDEIIQRCARLPLALGIIAARATVNTGFALAALAAELRESPGGLDALAGSDPATDIRVVLSWSYRTLTAPAARLFRLLGLHTGPDISAAAAASLTETTSAAIRPLLAELTRAHLVIEHAPGRFTQHDLLRAYAAELTGAHDRATERREALLRLLGHYVLTGHRATVLLNPHRNPIDIPDDLRGVTWVAPETIADDIAAKGWFSREMETVLAAIDQAAAAGLHDHVSQLAWTIADFLDRQGHWNDMVAIHHTALASATISGDLPGQARAHHCLAVANARYSRYDEAHQHVQHAFDIFARLGDDAGRARAHFSRAWLYEQRGDYAQALAHDTQALQWFRAAGHRVGQANALNGIGWCHTQLGDHRAALDHCRQALALHEEIGDRYGQSHAWDSIGFAHHQLGEHADAARCFQRAIDLRREDGDRSGEAKTLVRLGDAHESAGERREAVESWRDALKIFDDLGVTDGEAGELRRKLGRA; encoded by the coding sequence CGACACCCTCATCGACCGGGTCTGGGGACCGGCACCGCCGCAGCGGGCCCGGCACGCGCTCTACGTCTACATCTCGCACCTGCGCACGATCTGCGACGAGCTCGGCGGCGGGGAGGTCGCCCTGCTGCACCGCTCCCGCGGCTACGTCCTGGAGACCGACCTCGACCGGGTCGACACGCACCTGTTCCGCAGCCTGCTCGCCCAGGCCCGGGCCCCGCAACTCGACGACGAGCAGCGGGCCGCCCTGCTGCGGCGGGCCCTGCGCCTGTGGCGGGGCAACCCGCTCGCCGACATCACGGGCGACTGGGCCGACCGGGTCCGCGAGGGCTGGACCCAGCAGCGCAGCGACGCCGTGCTGCGGTACGCCGCGATCGAACTCCGCCTCGGCGAGCCCCAGTCCGGTGTGGACATGCTCACCGACCTCGTCGCCGACAACCCGCTCGCCGAACCGCCCGTGGCTGCGCTGATGCGCGCCCTGCACGCCGCGGGCCGGCACGCCGAGGCGCTGGAGTGCTACACCGAGCTGCGGACCCGGCTCGTGACCGGGCTCGGCGTCGAGCCGGGCGACGAGGTGAGCAGCCTGCACCGGGCGCTGCTGCGCGGGGAGGTCGAGGCGCCGGCCAGGACGCCCGCGGCACCGGCCGCCGCCGTGCCCGCGCAGCTTCCGCTGGACCTGCGCGGCTTCACCGGCCGCGACCACGAGATCGCGCAGCTCGACGCGCTCGCCGGCGGCGACGGCGGCAGCCCGGCGACGATGGCGATCGCCACCCTCTCCGGCACCGCCGGGGTCGGCAAGACCACGCTCGCCGTCCACTGGGCCCACCGGCAGCGGCAGCGTTTCCCCGACGGCCAGCTCTACGTCAACCTGCGGGGTTTCGACCCGACCGGCGCCGTGATGACGACGGCCGAAGCGATGCGCGGGTTCCTCGACGCCCTCGGCGTCGCACCGCAGCGGGTCCCGCCGGGGGTGGAGACCCAGTCCGCGCTGCTGCGCAGCCTGCTCGCCGGTCGCCGGGTGCTGATGCTGCTCGACAACGCCCGCGACGCCGACCAGGTCCGGCCGCTGCTGCCCGGCGCGCCCGGCTGCATGGTGCTGGTGACGAGCCGGCAGCAGCTCACCGGGCTGATCACGACCGAGGGAGCCCGCCCGATCACCCTCGACGTGCTGAGCCACGACGATGCCCGACGGCTGCTCGTCCGCCTGCTCGGCCCGGACCGGGTCGCCGCCGAACCGGACGCCACCGACGAGATCATCCAGCGCTGCGCCCGGCTGCCCCTGGCACTGGGCATCATCGCCGCCCGCGCGACCGTCAACACCGGCTTCGCCCTCGCCGCGCTCGCCGCGGAGCTGCGCGAATCGCCCGGCGGACTCGACGCCCTCGCGGGCAGCGATCCGGCGACCGACATCCGCGTCGTGCTCTCCTGGTCCTACCGCACCCTCACCGCGCCCGCCGCCAGGCTCTTCCGCCTGCTGGGCCTGCACACCGGGCCGGACATCTCCGCTGCCGCCGCCGCCAGCCTCACCGAGACGACCTCCGCCGCGATCCGACCGCTGCTTGCCGAGCTGACCCGCGCCCACCTCGTCATCGAGCACGCGCCGGGACGCTTCACCCAGCACGACCTGCTGCGCGCCTACGCCGCCGAGCTGACCGGCGCCCACGACCGGGCCACCGAACGTCGCGAGGCGCTGCTGCGGCTGCTCGGCCACTACGTCCTCACCGGCCACCGCGCGACGGTCCTGCTCAACCCGCACCGCAACCCGATCGACATCCCCGACGACCTACGCGGGGTCACCTGGGTCGCCCCGGAGACGATCGCCGACGACATCGCCGCGAAGGGCTGGTTCAGCCGGGAGATGGAGACCGTGCTCGCCGCGATCGACCAGGCCGCCGCGGCCGGCCTGCACGACCACGTCTCCCAGCTCGCCTGGACCATCGCCGACTTCCTCGACCGGCAGGGCCACTGGAACGACATGGTCGCGATCCACCACACCGCCCTGGCGAGCGCCACGATCAGCGGCGACCTGCCGGGGCAGGCCCGGGCACACCACTGCCTCGCCGTCGCCAACGCCCGCTACTCGCGCTACGACGAGGCGCACCAGCACGTCCAGCACGCCTTCGACATCTTCGCCCGGCTCGGCGACGACGCCGGGCGGGCCCGGGCGCACTTCAGCCGGGCCTGGCTCTACGAGCAGCGCGGCGACTACGCCCAGGCGCTGGCACACGACACCCAGGCCCTGCAGTGGTTCCGCGCCGCCGGACACCGGGTCGGCCAGGCCAACGCACTCAACGGCATCGGCTGGTGCCACACCCAGCTCGGCGACCACCGCGCCGCGCTGGACCACTGCCGCCAGGCGCTCGCCCTCCACGAGGAGATCGGCGACCGCTACGGCCAGAGCCACGCCTGGGACAGCATCGGTTTCGCCCATCACCAGCTCGGCGAGCACGCCGACGCCGCCCGGTGCTTCCAGCGCGCCATCGACCTGCGGCGCGAGGACGGCGACCGCAGTGGCGAGGCGAAAACCCTGGTCCGCCTCGGCGACGCCCACGAGTCGGCGGGCGAGCGGCGGGAGGCCGTCGAGTCCTGGCGTGACGCCCTCAAGATCTTCGACGACCTGGGCGTCACCGACGGCGAGGCGGGCGAGCTCCGCCGCAAGCTGGGCAGGGCGTGA